The nucleotide sequence GCGCGGGGAGACCCAGTCCAGCACTTCTTTGTCGTCGGCCATGATGTTCACCCCTTTCCAGGTTATGGATTGATGGTGAACCTGTTCGGGCAAGATCCGCGAAAGTTTCCGGCAAGATCGGCGAAGGTCTTCCTCCACGGCAAGCCTAGGGCGGGGCTACATTCACGAGTTCAAGCTGCATCGGCTCGCCTGCGAACGATGCGAGAGAGTTTTTGTCCAGATAATGGCTCCTGAAGACCTCCTAGCGGCCATTATCTGGACAAAAACTCGGATGGGTTTCGCCTTTCGATGTCGGCGGCGCCCCTTAGAGTGAACTGACGGTAAGTGAGGCGACACCGCGAGGATCGGATGGACTACTACGCAATCAACGCCCTGCGTGAGAACCATGCAGGCTGGTCCCTGCTGCGCGCCCAGAACGCCCCGCTGGCCATCTCGTTTTTCATGGCGGCCTTCACCGGACCGAACCAGCGCAACGTCGGCCGCCAGCAGCTCATCGACGGCCTCGACGATGTGCTCTTCGGCCTCCGCGATGCCTACGGCGAGGACAAGTTCCCGCGGCAGGCAGCCGAGTACCTGGACGACTGGGCCGCCCCCGAAAGGGCGTGGCTGCGGAAGTACTACATCCAGGGCCAGGACGAGCCCCGCTACGACCTCACCCCGGCGGCCGAGGACGTGGTCCGCTGGGTGGAGAGCCTCAAGGGCAGGGACTTCGTCGCCACCCAGTCGCGGCTGACGAGCATCTTCGCGGTCCTGGAGCGGCTGGTCCAGCAGTCGGAGACGGACCCTGAGGTTCGCCTCAAGGAACTGCAAAGCCAGCGGGACGCCATCGACGCAGAGATGCAGCGCATCCGCGACGGCAACATCCGCGTCATGACAGCGCCGGAAGCCCTGGACCACTTCCAACAGCTGACGGCCCTGGCCAAGGATCTCCTCTCCGACTTCCGCGAGGTCGAGCAGAACTTCCGCAAGCTGGACCGCCAGGTCCGCGAGCAGATCGCCACCTGGGACGGCACCCAGGGCGAGCTGCTGGAATCGATCTTCGCCAACCAGCAGGACATCAGCAGCTCCCTGCAGGGCCGGACATTCCAGGGCTTTTGGGACTACCTCATGTCCCCAGAATCCCGGCGGAAACTGCAGGAACTCCTCCAGCGCGCCACCCAAATCGAAGCCCTGGCCAGCACCGAGAACCTGCACACCGTCACCAACCTGCACCAGGACTGGCTGCCCGCCGTCGAACAGACCCAGGCCACCGTCCGCCAGCTGTCCCAGCAGATGCGCCGGCTGCTGGACGACAAGGTGTTCCTCGAAAACAAGCGCATTATGCAGCTGATCCGAAGCGCCGAGTCGGGCGCGCTGGCAACAAGGGAACAACCGCCGTCGGGCGACTTCATCGCCATCGATGGCCCTCAGGTGGAGATCACCCTGCCGTTCGAACGCCCGCTGTACGAACCAAGCCGGCGGGTCATGGTCGAGGACCACATCGAAACCGCCGACGACGCGGACGTGGACGCCGGCGCCCTGTTCAGCCAGTTCCATGTGGACAAGGAACGCCTGAAAGCCAATATTGACGCCGTCCTCGCCGAGGCCGAACAGGCCACGCTGGCGGACATCACAAAGAAACACCCCGTACAGCAGGGTCTCGCGGAGATCGTGGCCTACTACCAGCTGGCCACGGAGTCCGACTGGGCCACCATCAACGCGGAGACCGAGCAGCACATAGCCTGGCAGCTGGAAGACGGCAGCATCCGCGAAGCCACACTCGAACAGATCATCTTCGGAAGGCCCGCATGAATCCGGCAGAGAATTTCCCAGCCACAGCGGAAACGGAAAGCCGCACGCCCGAGGAACTTCCCGGCGTCGTCACCCGGCTCTTCAAAGGCGTGCTGTACGCCGAAGCGGACGAGAAGGTCTGGCAGTCGCTGCTGCGCCTGTCCTCCCAGGTCCGCGACTACGTGTCCGTGCTGGGGCTGGACCTGATCCTGGACGAGTCCGAGGGCTACGCGTTCCTGAAGTCGCGCGAGGATCCGGACGGCACGCTCCCCCGGCTCATCGCCCGCCGCACGCTCACCTTCAACGTCAGCCTCCTGCTGGTCCTCCTCCGCCGCCGCATGCTGGAGTTCGACATCAACAGCAGCGAGGTCAGGCTCATCATGACCGAGCAGGACATCGTGGACATGGTCTCGCTGTTCCGGCCCGAATCCAGCAACGAGGCCCGGACCCTGGACCGGCTCCGGGCCGACATCAAGAAAGTGGTGGAGCTCGGCTTTCTTCGGAAGCTCAAGGGGCAGGCGGACACGTACGAGGTGGCCCGCATCCTCAAGGCGTTCGTGGACGCCCAGTGGATGGAGGAGTTCGATGCGCGGCTGGCGGACTACCGGGCGACGCTGGACGGAACGCTCGGCGCCGGGACCCCAGCGGAGGACAGCAAGTGAGCACCGAAGTGCAGGACACTCTCTTCAGCCTGGAAGAAAAGACGGACGACGGCGGGACTCCCCCGGGCTTCCGGCTGCACCGTTTGGAGCTGCTCAACTGGGGCACGTTCCACCAGGGCGTGCGGACGTTCCGGTTGGACGGAGCCAACAGCCTCCTCACGGGCGATATCGGCTCGGGCAAGTCGACGGTGGTGGACGCCATCACCACCCTGCTGCTGCCGGCCAACAAGATCGAGTACAACAAGGCGGCGGGCGCGCAGAAGAAGGAACGCTCGCTGATGTCGTACGTGCGGGGCTTCCACAAGAGCACGCGCAGCATCGGCGGCGAATACTCGAAGCCTGTGGCACTGCGCAGCACCGGGGCGCTGACCGTGGTGCTCGCGGTCTTCCATAACGCGGTGCTCGGCAAGTCGGTCACCCTTGCCGTTACCCTGTGGGCCACGCAGGAGGCTGGCCAGCCCAACCGTTTCTACTCGCTCGCTGAGGCAGACCAATCCATCGCTGCAGACTTCTCGAACTTCGGCCAGGACCCGGCCAAGCTGAAGAAGAAACTCCGTGCTGCCGGCGCCGCCGTACACGACACCTTCGAGCCTTACGCCGCGGCCTTCAAGCGGCAGTTCGGCATCAGCGGCAACCAGGCCATGGAGCTGTTCCACCGCACGGTGTCCATGAAGCAGGTGGAGAACATCACCTCGTTCGTGCGGACCAACATGCTGGAGGAGGACAACGTCGCCGAGCGGATCGGCAAACTGATCCACCACTTCGACGACCTGAAAAAGGCCCACGAAGCGGTGCTGCGGGCGAAGGACCAGATCGCCCTGCTCACGCCCATCAGGGACGGCGCCGCCCAGCACGCGAAGCTGAGCCGCGAGGACGAGCTGGCCCGGCAGCAGCGGGATCAGCTGCACCCTTGGTTCACGGACCGGAAGCTGCAGCTGAGCCTGGAGCATCAGCAGGAGCTGGAGCGGACCGGTGAACGGCTGCAGGAGGACAGCAGTAAGCTCCGGACCGAGATCGCGGACAAGCGGCGCCAGCTGCAGGCCGTGCAGGAGGACATCCGCACCAACGGCGGCGGCCGGCTCGCAGCGATCGACGCCGACATCGCCCGGCTGGCCAGTGAATCGCGGATTCAGCGGCAGCGCTTCGACACCTACACGGAGGCCGCGAAGGATCTGGGGCTGCGGACGCCCGAGGACAAAGTGCTCTTCGACGCCAACCGTACAAGGCTTGGCGAGGTCGAAAAGCAGCTCGCCGAACACTCCGATGAGCTGCAGGAGGACCGGACTCAGCTGACCATCAGCCGCACCGAACTCAACGCGCGCCTGGCAGAGATCGGCGCAGAGCTGCGCAGCCTGCAGTCGCGCCCCAACCTGCTGCCCATCCCCCAACTGGAGCTCCGCCGTCGGCTGTGTGACGGCACGGGCATCGCGGAAGCGGCGCTGCCGTACGCCGGCGAACTACTAAAGGTAAGGGACGGCGAGGGCGCCTGGGAGGGTGCCGCAGAACGCACGCTGCACGGCTTCGCGCTGTCCCTGCTGGTGCCGGCCGAGCACTACGCGGCCGTGAGCAGCTGGGTGGATGCCAACAACCTGAGGGGCCGGCTGGTCTATCTGCGGATCGGCGAATCCCCGGCGGCCAGGACGGCGGAGCCGGACACCCTGGCCGCGAAGATCGCCATCAAGCCGGGCACGCCGTTCCGCAACTTCCTGCTCGACGAGCTCGCCACCCGGTTCGACCACTACTGCTGCGACACCCTCGAGGACTTCCGTCGCTACCCCAAGGCGCTCACCGTCAACGGGCAGCTCAAGGGCGGCCGGGGCAGGCACGAAAAGGACGACCGGCGGGAGCTCACCGACCGGCGCAACTACGTGCTCGGCTGGGACAACCACGACAAGATCAGCCGCTTCCTCACCGAGCAGGACGAGGTCAGGGGCCAGCTCCGGCTGACAGAGGCGCAGCTGGCCAAGGTGAACGGGAGCCTCGGTGCGCTGGGCCGGCAGAACCAGCAGCTCGGCACCGTGCGGTCGGTGGCGGACTTCGGCGAGATCAGCTGGCAGCTCACGGCCCGGCGGATCGAGGAGCTCAAGGCCGAGAAGACCGAGCTGGAAACTGCCAGCGACGTGCTCAGGCAGCTGACCGCCAAGGAATCCGCGGTGTCCGGCGGGCTGGAGCGGCTGGAGGAGCGGGCCGGCAAGCTGCGCGAGCGCCTGGGCGCGAACGAGAAGGACGCGAAGGACATCGCCGAGGCCATCGAGGAGTGCCGCGGCATCCTCGCCGAGACTCCCCTGACGGACGACGGCGGGGTGCTGGCCGCCGTCGAACTTCTCACCAAGGCAGCGCTCGGGGACAGGACGCTGACGTACAAGAACACCGGCACGGCGGAAAGCTCGGTCCGCGCGGGGCTGACGGACACCATCGATGCGCTGTCCAAGCGGATCGCCCGGGCGGCGGAGGGCACCGTCCGGCTGATGGCGGACTTCCGCAACAGATACCCGAACGAGACCACGGACATCGACGCCGCGCTCGAGGCCGCCGCGGACTACAACCGGCTGCTGGAACAGCTGGTCAGCAACGACCTGCCCCGCTTTGAGGCGCACTTCAAGGAGTCGCTGAACCAGAACACAATCCACGAGGTGGTGGCGTTCAACGCGTTCCTGGACAGCCGGCGGCAGGACATCGTGAACCGGATCGGCGAGATCAACCAGTCGCTGGCGGGCATTGAGTACAACCCGGGCCGGCACATCCAGCTGGAGCACCAGAACAGCTCGGACCAGGACGTTCGCGAGTTCGGCGTTGATCTGCGGGCGTGCTCGGAGGGGACCATCGGCGACGAGGAACAGTACTCGGAGCAGAAGTACCTGCAGGTGGAGCGCCTGATCGAGCGCTTCCGGGGACGCGAGGGCCTGACCACGCTGGATGAGAGGTGGACGGCCAAGGTCACGGATGTGCGGAACTGGTTCACGTTCTCGGCGTCGGAGAAGTGGACCGAGACGAGCGAGGAGTTTGAGCACTTTACGGACTCGGGCGGCAAGTCGGGCGGCCAGAAGGAGAAGCTGGCGTACACCATCCTCGCGGCTGCGCTGGCCTTCCAGTTCGGGCTGGGGTCGGGTGTTACCGCCTCCAAGAATGCGAAGAGCGGCCGGAGTTTCCGGTTCGTGGTGATCGACGAGGCGTTCGGGCGCGGGTCGGACGAGTCCGCGCGGTACGGGCTGCAGCTGTTCCAGCGGATGAAGCTGCAGCTGCTGATCGTCACGCCGCTGCAGAAGATCCACGTGATCGAGCCGTTCGTCTCGCACGTGGGGTTCGTGGCGAATACCAACGGCGACGACTCGCAGCTGCGCAACATGACCATCCAGGAGTACCGCGACGAACGGGACCGGCGTGGCCGCTGAATCCTGGACTACTGTTTCTGGGCTGCGGGCGCTGTCGCTGAAGGCGTGGAACAGCGGTGCGCTGCTGCGGGAGTTGCTGGAACCGTCGGGCGCGTATCCGCGCCGCCGTTCCCTGAAACGTCCTACGGCGGCGGCCCTGTTGAGCGATTACGCTGCGGCCCAGCAGTGGGCGGCTGAGCTGTTCGCCGGTGCCGGCCCGTACGAACTGGAAACCGCGGAGGTGGGGCGCCGGACGGTGGGCTCCAACCGGATTCCGGCGGCTGCGGTATTTACGACGGTGGAGGACGAAATTTCCTTTATTGTGAAGTCCCGGGAGGCGGCGCGGTTCCGGGAACTGGCGTCGCAGCTGAATGAACTGGATCCGCTGCTGGCTGGCTGGGCGGCGCGGCGGCCGCTGAAGCTTTTGGAGCTGGGACCTGACGCTATGACGGCTGCGCGCGTGGCGCTGTGGCTGCGGGACAATCCCGCGCCGGGGATCTACGTCCGGCAACTGGGACTGCCCGGAGTGCACACGAAGTTCATCGAGCGGAACCGGCAGGTTATTGACCAACTGCTCGCCGCCGTCGTTGTCTCCGGCTCCGAGATTGATGACCCGGAGACCACCGCCGAAGCACCAGTGGAAGCGGAGGAACCTGACGTCGCCTTGGACGACGGTGCCGGCCGCACCCCGGCGGCACGCTTTGCCCGGCGCCACGGGTTTCTGCATCCTCCAGAGCTCGTCCGGTTCCGCATCCTCGACCCCGCGGTTCCCGCGCTGGCCGGCGCCCGGGACATCACCGTCACGGCTGAAGCTTTGGGTTCACTGGAGCTGCCAGTGCACACCGTGATTGCGACCGAGAACCTGGTCAACTTCCTGGCTCTTCCCGATCGCCCCGGCACCCTGGCCCTCTATGGAGCCGGCTACGGATTCTCTTCCCTACGTGATGCGGCGTGGCTTCGCGACCGCGGGGTCCTGTACTGGGGCGACATCGACACACACGGCTTCAGAATCCTGGACCAGCTTCGTTCAGTGCACCCGCACGTGGAGAGTGTGTTGATGGACGAGGAAACCCTGCTCGCCCACCGCCATGCGTGGGGTGAGGAACCGTCGCCGTCGAAAGCTGCGTTGACCAGGCTCACTGCGGAGGAGTTGGCGCTCTATGAAGCGCTGAGCAGCGACACCCACGGTTCAGCCGTACGCCTCGAACAGGAACTCATCCGCTGGGACTGGGCGCTGGAGCGGCTCCGCTAGTGCTTTTTGGCTTTGGAGCGTCTCTTCTGCACAGGAGGAACATCTAAGTCCGGCACAGCTCGGAGCATGAAGCGGTCGAAGTGAGGCACAGTGAACCCCGCGTAGCCGTGGGAGGGGGTATAGAGGAGCCCCATGTTGATGAGCTCAGATCTGGTGGGGGCTAGCTGGGTCGACTCTCGTCCCATGACAGCAGCCACATCTGCGGCCTTTTGCGAGTCAGGGCCGAGCTGTGCCATTGCTCGCATGTAGGCAATCTGCAGTTGAGTGGCCCTATCCAAACGGACGCGGAAGAAGGAGGAATCAAGCTTGGCCTCGTACGCGTCCTTTGCATCCTCTACGTCTTCAAGCGTGATGACATCGTCGTCAGCCACTGCCCATACCTGGTACCCAAGCTCTTGAACGAAGTATGGATAGCCCTCCGTAAGCTCAAACGCCCGGTTCAGGGCGTCGTCGCTGAACGACACACCTTCAATGTGAGCAGGCTCGGCGAGAGCCTTCTTTGCATCTTCCACATCGAGCGAGCCGATTTTTGGAAACTTGAAAAGCCGCTCGGCGTAGGATTTTGCATCACCTGCGAGCTCCGCGATCTGGGGCAGGCCGGCTCCTACAAAGGTTACTGGGAGCTTTCGTTGAACCGTCTTATGTATTGCCTGAATAACGGCTTCCAGCTGCGTCTGGCTCAGGAACTGGACCTCATCAAACAGCAAAACTAGCCCTGTCGCATGTTCCCGCGCAGCTTCGCCGATGGAAACCAGGACGTCCGTCAAATCCAGGGTGAGGTTCCCGTGATCGGCAAACCCCTCGGCGGGGTCGACGTCCAAGGACAATGTCGGGGCCCCTGACGACGGGTCGATGGAAAGGCTGAAGGACTGGAGGACTTGAGCTGCTTTCCTGGCCTTCTCTCCCCACTTGGCCTTGGGCGAAATCTGAAAGAGTGCTGCCCGAAGTTGCGAGTAAACCGTCTGCCGGAAGTGACTGTCGTCATGCTTGCTGGCCTCCAACTCAAGGACTCTCCACTTGAATTCCTCGGCTATCTGGCGGAACTCTCCCAGCAGCACAGTCTTCCCAACGCCGCGCAGACCAGTGACGATCATGGATTGATTCGTCCGTCCGCGGCCCAGGCGGTGGAGGAGCACTTTGAAGTCCTCCAGCAACTCGTCTCGTCCGATGACGATCTCGGGAGTAGCACCGGCATTGGGCGTGTAGGGATTGCTTATGGGGTCCACACGACCGAGCTTACAACTTTTATCCCGCTTTATTGGATTCTAATAAAGTGACTAAAAATCAATAAACCCGGGGCAGACCTGTTCTGGCTCGAGGTCGCGCCGGACTACAACCGGCTGCTGGACCAGCTGGTCAGCAACGACCTCCCCCGGTTTGAGGCGCACTTCAAGGAGTCGCTGAACCAGAACACCATCCACGAAGTGGTGGCGTTCAACGCGTTCCTCGCCACGCCTACGGACCGGCCGTACGCCTCGAACAGGAACTCATCCGTTGGGACTGGGCGCTGGACCGTCTCCGGTGACTGGACCTGGCAAATTCAGCGCCCCAGCCCGAGAAAGACGGCAAGGGATTGTTCAACTGCAACCATCGTTTTGGAATCTATTCGGCCTATCCGCTGCCCCAGGTTACTGCGACGGACTGTTGTCAGCTTGTCCACCATAATCTGGCTGACGAGTTCCAAACCGGTGAGCTGCCCCGGTTCCACCGTCAGCCTCAGGAGCGGGGCGTCAGTCAGATGGGACGTCAGCGGCAGGAGCGTGACCGACTCCGACGCTTCGAAAAGGTCATCCTGAATGATGAGTGCGGGTCGGGGCTTCTGCGCATACGTTCCGCCGGACACCGTCCACAGCTCACCGCGATTCACTCCGGCCAGTCTTCCGCAATCTGTTCGACGAAATCCTGGTCGTCCGTCGCCCGGTCCGAAGCGGCAACGGCCAGCGCCTGGCGTCGCGCTTCGTCCCTAAACTTCTCCGTGCGCACATCCGGCACCCACATCTGAATCTGCCGGAATCCGCGCTCACGCATGGCAATCCGGTGCCGTGCAACCCGATCCCTTACGCTCATGAATCCATGTTACATGTAACGTTCTTGCGTGTGCCCGTGATCCGGCATAACGGGGCTTGTCCAACAAGCCCGTACCACTTGCTACGCTGGAATCCCCCTAACAACCCGCAAGCGAGGCAATAACGTGCACGAGGACGCCGTCCGGTTCCTGTCCCAGCCGGTGGAGGCCCAGTCCGGCTCACCGCTCCGGGTTGCCGTCTACTCTCGGATCGCCGAAGCCATCCGCAACAACCTGCTCCAGCCCGGCTCCATGCTTCCCACTGAGACCGAACTCGGCACCGACATGAAGGTCAGCCGCACCGTCGTCCGCGAGGCCCTCATGCTGCTCGAGGAGGACGGCCTCATCCGGGCCCGCCGCGGCGTCGGCCGGTTCGTCTCCGACACCCTCCCCCGCATCGGCATCGAACGCATCCGCCCCTTCGAGGAGGTCCTCGGCGGCCCCGGCCACCAGGTCCAGATCAAACGCATCCACGTCGAAAAGCAACCGGCCTCCGAATTCGTCGCCCCCGGCGTCGGCGTCGAACCCGGCAGCGACGTCTGGCTCTGGGAATCCGTCCTCATCCGCGACGGCGAACCCATCGCGCACCTGCAGGAAAACATCTCCGCGCTCCCCGTCAGCTTCGCCGGCAGCACCCCCAAGCCGTTGGAGATTAACGACGACGGCGGCACCACCTTGCTTACGGCCCTCAACAAGGCGGCGGGCCGGGGACTGGGGCCGGGCGAGTGCCAGATCAGCCTCAGCCAGGTCGGCCCGAGCCGCGCCAAGCTGCTGGACCTGCGGCCCTCGGACCCGGTCCTCGTGCTGACCCAGTACGTCCGGCACGCGAACCGGCCCTTCTACCTGGCCAAGTGCCTCATCGCAGACCGGGCGGGGCACCTCTCAGTGATGCAGTCGCTCCAGTCTTAACCAAGAAGGCTCCGCCAGCTGAGTTGGCGGAGCCTTCTTGGTTAGAGCTTCGGCTAACGAACAGCCTTGTCTGCATTCACTCGGCCATACGCCCAGAAGGCGCCCGAGCCGGGAACCTTGTCAGCGGTCGACTCCACAATTGTCCTGACCGACGAGTTCGTAGCTCCCGGGTGGGAGCTCCAAGCAAGCGCTGCAGTTGCAGCGACTATCGGTGAGGACATCGAGGTCCCGTTGCCCACGTCGTAACCGAAGGAGCGGCTGTTTTGCGTCCCGATGACAAACTTATGGTTCGGGAACGTCGAATAGACGTTGACTCCGGGAGCTGCCACATCCACCCAGCTGGCGCCGTAGGTCGAGAAGGATGCCTTGGCGTCCTTGTTGTCCGTAGCTGCGACGGCGATGACGTTGGGGTATGCAGCCGGGTAGATCTTGGTCTGGTTGCCCCCGTTGCCTGCTGCGGCAACGAGCACCACGCCCTTGCTCCAGGCGTTGTTGATGGCAGCTTCGAGGGTGCGTGACGCCCGGACGCCGATGCTCATGTTGATGACCTTGGCACCGTTAGTGACCGCCCAGTTGATGCCGTTGGCAAGGCTGGAGCTGGATCCTACCCCGCTGTCGTTGAGCACCTTGCCGGCAAGGATCGAACAACCCGGGCACGTTCCGGCAACACCGACCGTGTTGTTGTAGCTGGCTGCGACAATGCCGGCCACATGGGTGCCATGGCCGTAGTTGTCCTCGTTGGTGGCAGCGCTGCTGAAGTTGGCCCGCAGAACAACCTTCGGGTTGATGTCGGGGTTGTCGCTGGCGACACCCGAATCAAGAACAGCGACTTTGATGCCGCTCCCGGTGGTGACGTTCCATGCTTCGACGGCGTCGACGTCGGCATCAGCTGTTCCCGCGGGCACTGTGAGCGTGCTGGGAGTGTTGGTGAACGACTGGGCGGTGTTCTGGAGGGCATATTGCCGGGGGAAGTACTGGTCAGAGGTGGCCGCCGTGACTACCTCGTCCGGCTCTGCATACTCGACGGCGGGGTTGCGGCTCAACGTTTCGATGAGTGAGGCTTCCTGCCCCGCCCGCACCTTGATCACCTGAGCTCCAGTGCTGCCAATGCTGGCACCGTTGCTGAGGCCCTGCTGGCGGAGTACGGCGGCGGCGGTGCCGTTATCCCGGAACTTGACGATGATCTGGCCCGTATTCTGCTGCGGCTCCGTTGCCGCGTTGCCCGGGCCTGCTGCGGTGACTGCACCAAACCCGAGGAGCACCGCGGCGAGGCCAGCTATAACTACCTTTTTCATAGGCAGAATTTTCCGTCAATCCGCACGGGCGAGGTAGCGTCTGCCGGAAAATTACACCCGCGTGTGTGCCAAGGGTGCCGCGGCAAGCCCTACCTCATTAACTCAATACAAAGGTGCTCCGCCGGTTCACCGGCGGAGCACCTTATCCAATTGCAGCTATTGCCGACGCCTTTGCAGTCGCTCCGGTCCTACTGCTGTCCCATTGGCTGGTCGCAGACTCCAACCACAGCCCGGCACGCGTTCACGCGGCCCTTTGCCCAGCTGCTGCCGGTACCGAGAATCGGGTCAGCCGTGGATTCGACTTTTAGGCGGACTGACTTGTTGTCGGTGCCGGCAGGCGTGCTCCAAACAAGTGCGGCAATGCCGGCAACAACTGGCGAGGCCATGGACGTGCCGCTGGCAATGTCATAACCCATGGACCGGCCGTTCTGCTTGCCCAGGACGAAGGGGTGCTTCGGAAAGGTCGAGTAGACATTGACGCCCGGCGCTGCCACATCCACCCATTTGCCGTAGGTTGAGAAGGAGGCTTTGGCATCGTTGTTGTCGGTCGCGGCCACGGACAGGACGTTGGTGTAAGCGCCCGGGTAGATCGGTGCCTGGGTACCGGCGTTACCGGCCGCGGCCACGATCACCACCCCGCTCTTCCATGCGTTGTTGACGGCAGCCTCGAGGGCCCGCGATGAAACGCGCTGTCCAAGGCTCATGTTGATGACCTGGGCGCCGTTTTCAACCGCCCAGTTGATGCCATTCACGATGGACGAGGTGGAGCCGGAACCGTCGTCGTTCAGGACTTTGCCGTCCAGGATGGAGCAATCCGGGCAAACCCCAGTGACACCCTCCGTGTCCCTGGTGGCGGCGACAATACCGGCCACGTGCGTACCGTGGCCGTAGTTATCTTCGCCCGTGGCCGCGGTGCTGAAGTTGGCGCTGAGAACAACCTTCGCTGCGATGTCGTCGTTGTCGCTGGCGACACCCGTGTCCAGCACGGCAACCTTGATGCCGCCTCCCGTGGTGCCGTCTCCCGTAGTGACGCTCCACGCTTCGACGGCGTCCACATCGGCGTCGGCCTTGCCTGCGTTGACGGTTACCGTGTCGTTGGTGCTGTTAAACGACTGGCCCTCGTTGTGCAGTGCGTACTGGCGGGGGAAATAGTTCGGGTCGGGTTCATCGACGGCGGCGGTAACCAGCTGGTCCGGCTCGGCGTATTCAACGTTGGGGTTCCGGCTCAGGGACTCGATGAGCTGGGATTCTTTGCCGGCCGGCACTTTGATGAGGTGCGCGCCAGTGCTGCCGATGCCGGCGCCGTCGCTGAGTCCGCGCTGGAGCAACAGGCCGGCTGCGGCGGCGTTGTCGCGGAATTTGACGATGATCTGGCCTGGGATCTGCTGCGGCTCCGTTGCCGCGTTGCTTGGCCCAGCTGCGGTGATTGCGCCAAAACCTACGACTACTGCGGCGACGCTGGCCATAACGTGTTTTTTCATAAGGAGCATCTTGCTTGAATCTGGATGAGCTAGGTAGCACCTGCCGGAAAATTACCTGCGAATTTCCTCCTTACTCCGTGGCTTTCGCTGGCGGCGCGCCTCCGCCACCTAAGACTAAAAGGGCGACGGCGGCACCGCCTTGAGCGCGTCAGAACGCCCGCGGCCACGTCATTTGAGAGACTGGCTGGGTTCGTATAACAAGGAAGAGGGGGCTCCCTTATGGAGGCAGCAGCAGTAACCACGTGGATGTTCGTTGAAGAATGTCCTATTCCACATGACGTGATGGAATTGATGCTCCCTGGCGAGCAGCCGGTTGCCGCCTACCGGACCTTCCGGGACAGCGCCATCTTTACGACCAAACGCATGATCGTGCGCGACGCGCAGGGCCTCACCGGGAAGAAGGTGGAGGTGTACTCGCTGCCGTACACCGCCATCAACATGTGGTCCTCGGAGAATGCCGGAAAATTTGACCTCGACGCCGAACTGGAGCTGTGGACTCGAGCAGGCCACGTCAAGATCAAGGTGGGCAAGAAGGTGGACATCCGCCGCCTCGA is from Arthrobacter sp. QXT-31 and encodes:
- a CDS encoding S8 family serine peptidase, with protein sequence MKKVVIAGLAAVLLGFGAVTAAGPGNAATEPQQNTGQIIVKFRDNGTAAAVLRQQGLSNGASIGSTGAQVIKVRAGQEASLIETLSRNPAVEYAEPDEVVTAATSDQYFPRQYALQNTAQSFTNTPSTLTVPAGTADADVDAVEAWNVTTGSGIKVAVLDSGVASDNPDINPKVVLRANFSSAATNEDNYGHGTHVAGIVAASYNNTVGVAGTCPGCSILAGKVLNDSGVGSSSSLANGINWAVTNGAKVINMSIGVRASRTLEAAINNAWSKGVVLVAAAGNGGNQTKIYPAAYPNVIAVAATDNKDAKASFSTYGASWVDVAAPGVNVYSTFPNHKFVIGTQNSRSFGYDVGNGTSMSSPIVAATAALAWSSHPGATNSSVRTIVESTADKVPGSGAFWAYGRVNADKAVR
- a CDS encoding GntR family transcriptional regulator — encoded protein: MHEDAVRFLSQPVEAQSGSPLRVAVYSRIAEAIRNNLLQPGSMLPTETELGTDMKVSRTVVREALMLLEEDGLIRARRGVGRFVSDTLPRIGIERIRPFEEVLGGPGHQVQIKRIHVEKQPASEFVAPGVGVEPGSDVWLWESVLIRDGEPIAHLQENISALPVSFAGSTPKPLEINDDGGTTLLTALNKAAGRGLGPGECQISLSQVGPSRAKLLDLRPSDPVLVLTQYVRHANRPFYLAKCLIADRAGHLSVMQSLQS
- a CDS encoding antitoxin MazE family protein; amino-acid sequence: MSVRDRVARHRIAMRERGFRQIQMWVPDVRTEKFRDEARRQALAVAASDRATDDQDFVEQIAEDWPE
- a CDS encoding PH domain-containing protein, yielding MEAAAVTTWMFVEECPIPHDVMELMLPGEQPVAAYRTFRDSAIFTTKRMIVRDAQGLTGKKVEVYSLPYTAINMWSSENAGKFDLDAELELWTRAGHVKIKVGKKVDIRRLDMLIAHSVIGSQH
- a CDS encoding S8 family peptidase; translation: MKKHVMASVAAVVVGFGAITAAGPSNAATEPQQIPGQIIVKFRDNAAAAGLLLQRGLSDGAGIGSTGAHLIKVPAGKESQLIESLSRNPNVEYAEPDQLVTAAVDEPDPNYFPRQYALHNEGQSFNSTNDTVTVNAGKADADVDAVEAWSVTTGDGTTGGGIKVAVLDTGVASDNDDIAAKVVLSANFSTAATGEDNYGHGTHVAGIVAATRDTEGVTGVCPDCSILDGKVLNDDGSGSTSSIVNGINWAVENGAQVINMSLGQRVSSRALEAAVNNAWKSGVVIVAAAGNAGTQAPIYPGAYTNVLSVAATDNNDAKASFSTYGKWVDVAAPGVNVYSTFPKHPFVLGKQNGRSMGYDIASGTSMASPVVAGIAALVWSTPAGTDNKSVRLKVESTADPILGTGSSWAKGRVNACRAVVGVCDQPMGQQ
- a CDS encoding ATP-binding protein, yielding MDPISNPYTPNAGATPEIVIGRDELLEDFKVLLHRLGRGRTNQSMIVTGLRGVGKTVLLGEFRQIAEEFKWRVLELEASKHDDSHFRQTVYSQLRAALFQISPKAKWGEKARKAAQVLQSFSLSIDPSSGAPTLSLDVDPAEGFADHGNLTLDLTDVLVSIGEAAREHATGLVLLFDEVQFLSQTQLEAVIQAIHKTVQRKLPVTFVGAGLPQIAELAGDAKSYAERLFKFPKIGSLDVEDAKKALAEPAHIEGVSFSDDALNRAFELTEGYPYFVQELGYQVWAVADDDVITLEDVEDAKDAYEAKLDSSFFRVRLDRATQLQIAYMRAMAQLGPDSQKAADVAAVMGRESTQLAPTRSELINMGLLYTPSHGYAGFTVPHFDRFMLRAVPDLDVPPVQKRRSKAKKH
- a CDS encoding type II toxin-antitoxin system PemK/MazF family toxin, translating into MNRGELWTVSGGTYAQKPRPALIIQDDLFEASESVTLLPLTSHLTDAPLLRLTVEPGQLTGLELVSQIMVDKLTTVRRSNLGQRIGRIDSKTMVAVEQSLAVFLGLGR